The following proteins are co-located in the Phaenicophaeus curvirostris isolate KB17595 chromosome 12, BPBGC_Pcur_1.0, whole genome shotgun sequence genome:
- the AP3B2 gene encoding AP-3 complex subunit beta-2 isoform X2, producing MAAGPAYGEEKGGSSSLGEPEYGHDPASGGIFAADYKRHDDLKEMLDSNKDSLKLEAMKRIVAMIARGKNASDLFPAVVKNVACKNIEVKKLVYVYLVRYAEEQQDLALLSISTFQRGLKDPNQLIRASALRVLSSIRVPIIVPIMMLAIKEAASDMSPYVRKTAAHAIPKLYSLDSDQKDQLIEVIEKLLADKTTLVAGSVVMAFEEVCPERIDLIHKNYRKLCNLLIDVEEWGQVVIINMLTRYARTQFLSPNQNEFLLEETAEKAFYGSEEDDTKDAKAEAAPLAKRKPYVMDPDHRLLLRNTKPLLQSRNAAVVMAVAQLYFHLAPKAEVGVIAKALVRLLRSHSEVQYVVLQNVATMSIKRRGMFEPYLKSFYIRSTDPTQIKILKLEVLTNLANETNISTILREFQTYIRSMDKDFVAATIQAIGRCATNIGKVRDTCLNGLVQLLSNRDELVVAESVVVIKKLLQMQPAQHSEIIKHMAKLTDNIQVPMARASILWLIGEYCEHVPKIAPDVLRKMAKSFTNEEDIVKLQVINLAAKLYLTNSKQYDQNYDIRDRARFIRQLIVPTEKSGALNKYAKKLFLAQKPAPILESSFKDRDHFQLGSLSHLLNTKAVGYQELPDWPDEAPDPSVRNVEVPEWTKCTSREKRKEKVEKPFYSDSDGESGPTESADSEPESGSEESGSSSSSSSSSSGSDEEEEEEEEEEGSGEQSEGKEEEEEKRPKRKEKDGSQQAAPNSVGSPSEEEAEDEGAKKAKKKAVLQGRKGCAETSEEEASSSESSSSGSDSGSEAEATRRKPPPGRRAVPKEISLLDLDDFTPPPPQPVSSSSIVSTSLVTDLEGLTLTDTSLAPTLLSPGFGTVRTYELLHRMAGEGLSVEYCFSRRPFLGDQHMVAVQIQISNNTDTEVKSLRVSEPKPLSGMRIQEFPEIERLAPGETASVVMGIDFCDSTQAANFQLCTHTRHFYVSIQPPVGELMAPVFMSENEFKKEQGKLTGMSEITEKLMLSEKYRSDHAIVQQVTSAANVGRVPCGANNEYRFAAKTVTSGSLVLITLEQREGAAVQLTINSEKMVIGTMLVKDIIQALAQ from the exons GCATGATGACCTCAAAGAGATGCTCGATAGCAACAAGGATTCACTCAAGCTGGAGGCCATGAAGAGGATCGTGGCG ATGATTGCCCGGGGGAAAAATGCTTCCGATCTCTTCCCAGCTGTGGTGAAAAACGTCGCTTGCAAGAACATTGAG GTGAAGAAGCTGGTGTACGTCTACCTGGTGCGCTATGCAGAAGAGCAGCAGGACCTTGCCCtgctctccatctccaccttccAACGAGGACTCAAG GACCCCAACCAGCTGATCCGCGCCAGTGCCCTGCGGGTCCTCTCCAGTATCCGTGTTCCCATCATTGTGCCTATCATGATGCTGGCCATCAAGGAGGCTGCCTCAGACATGTCTCCGTATGTGCGCAAGACAGCCGCCCATGCCATCCCCAAGCTGTACAG CCTTGACTCTGACCAGAAGGACCAACTCATCGAAGTGATTGAGAAGCTCCTGGCGGACAAGACTACG ctggtGGCTGGCAGTGTGGTGATGGCATTCGAGGAGGTCTGCCCAGAGCGCATCGACCTCATCCACAAGAACTACCGCAAGCTCTGCAACCTGCTCATCGATGTGGAGGAATGGGGGCAGGTGGTCATCATCAATATGCTGACCCGCTACGCACGCACCCAGTTCCTCAGCCCCAACCAGAAT GAGTTCTTGCTGGAGGAGACCGCCGAGAAGGCTTTCTATGGCTCTGAGGAGGATGACACCAAGGATGCCAAGGCGGAGGCAGCCCCACTGGCCAAGCGCAAGCCCTATGTCATGGACCCTGACCACCGCCTGCTGCTGCGCAACACCAagcccctgctgcagagccGCAATGCTGCG GTGGTGATGGCCGTGGCACAGCTGTACTTCCACCTGGCACCCAAGGCAGAGGTCGGCGTCATCGCCAAGGCACTGGTGCGGCTCCTGCGGAGTCACAG TGAGGTGCAGTATGTTGTGCTTCAGAACGTGGCCACCATGTCCATCAAACGGCGG GGAATGTTTGAGCCCTACCTGAAGAGCTTCTACATCCGCTCGACAGACCCCACACAAATCAAGATCCTCAAG CTGGAGGTCCTCACCAACCTGGCCAATGAGACGAACATTTCCACCATCCTGCGGGAGTTCCAG ACCTACATCCGCAGCATGGACAAGGACTTTGTGGCAGCCACCATCCAGGCCATTGGGCGTTGCGCCACCAACATTGGCAAGGTGCGGGACACCTGCCTCAATGGCCTGGTCCAGCTCCTCTCCAACCGGGACG AGTTGGTGGTGGCCGAATCTGTGGTGGTCATCAAAAAGCTGCTGCAGATGCAGCCAGCCCAGCACAGTGAGATCATCAAGCACATGGCCAAGCTCACCGACAACATCCAG GTGCCGATGGCACGGGCCAGCATATTGTGGCTCATCGGTGAGTATTGCGAGCACGTGCCCAAGATCGCACCCGATGTGCTACGCAAGATGGCCAAGTCCTTCACCAATGAGGAGGACATCGTCAAGTTGCAGGTCATCAACCTGGCAGCTAAGCTCTACCTGACCAACTCCAAGCAG TACGACCAGAATTATGATATCCGCGACCGGGCTCGCTTCATCCGCCAGCTCATCGTGCCCACCGAGAAGAGCGGGGCCCTCAACAAGTACGCCAAGAAGCTCTTTCTGGCCCAAAAACCTGCTCCCATCTTGGAGTCCTCCTTCAAAG ATCGAGATCATTTCCAGCTGGGTTCCCTGTCCCACCTGCTCAACACTAAGGCTGTGGGCTACCAGGAGCTACCCGACTGGCCGGATGaggcccctgacccctctgTGAGGAATGTGGAG GTTCCTGAGTGGACCAAGTGCACCAGccgggagaagaggaaggagaaggtggagaaacCTTTCTACTCCGATTCAGATGGCGAGTCAGGGCCCACAGAGTCAGCAGACAGTG AGCCCGAGTCTGGCAGTGAGGagagcggcagcagcagcagctccagcagctccagctctggcagtgatgaggaggaggaggaggaagaagaggaggaaggcagtGGGGAGCAGTCAGAGggcaaggaggaagaggaggagaagaggccgaagaggaaggagaaggatggTTCTCAGCAGGCAGCCCCGAACAGCGTGGGCAG TCCTAGTGAGGAAGAGGCGGAAGACGAgggggcaaagaaggccaagAAGAAGGCGGTGCTGCAGGGGAGGAAGGGCTGTGCTGAGACCTCGGAGGAGGAGGCCAGCAGCTCAGAGAGCAGCTCCTCAGGCTCTGACTCTGGCTCTGAGGCAGAGGCCACACGGAGGAAGCCG CCCCCCGGCAGGAGGGCCGTCCCCAAAGAGATCTCTCTGCTCGACCTGGATGACT TcaccccacctcctccccagcccGTCTCCTCCAGCAGTATCGTCTCCACTAGCCTGGTGACCGACCTGGAGGGCCTCACGCTCACTGACACCTCCCTGGCACCCACC CTGCTGAGCCCGGGGTTCGGCACGGTGAGGACCTACGAGCTGCTGCACCGCATGGCAGGCGAGGGGCTCTCAGTGGAGTACTGCTTCAGCCGACGGCCATTCCTGGGAGACCAACATATGGTGGCTGTCCAGATCCAGATTTCCAACAACACCGACACCGAGGTGAAGAGCCTGCGGGTCAGTGAGCCCAAGCCGCTCTCTGGCATGCGAATCCAGGAGTTCCCTGAGATTG AGCGCCTGGCACCCGGGGAGACTGCCAGCGTAGTGATGGGGATCGACTTCTGTGACTCCACCCAGGCAGCCAACTTCCAGCTGTG CACCCACACACGCCACTTCTACGTCTCCATCCAGCCACCCGTGGGGGAGCTTATGGCCCCTGTCTTCATGAGTGAGAATGAGTTCAAGAAGGAGCAAG GGAAGTTGACAGGCATGAGTGAGATCACAGAGAAGCTGATGCTGTCCGAGAAATACCGGAGTGACCACGCCATCGTCCAGCAAGTGACCTCAGCCGCCAACGTAGGCCGTGTGCCCTGCGGTGCCAACAATGAGTACAG GTTTGCGGCCAAGACAGTGACCAGCGGGAGCCTGGTGCTTATCACCTTGGAGCAACGGGAGGGCGCCGCGGTGCAGTTGACCATCAACAGTGAGAAGATGGTCATTGGCACCATGCTGGTGAAGGACATCATCCAGGCCCTGGCGCAGTGA
- the AP3B2 gene encoding AP-3 complex subunit beta-2 isoform X4, with product MAAGPAYGEEKGGSSSLGEPEYGHDPASGGIFAADYKRHDDLKEMLDSNKDSLKLEAMKRIVAMIARGKNASDLFPAVVKNVACKNIEVKKLVYVYLVRYAEEQQDLALLSISTFQRGLKDPNQLIRASALRVLSSIRVPIIVPIMMLAIKEAASDMSPYVRKTAAHAIPKLYSLDSDQKDQLIEVIEKLLADKTTLVAGSVVMAFEEVCPERIDLIHKNYRKLCNLLIDVEEWGQVVIINMLTRYARTQFLSPNQNEFLLEETAEKAFYGSEEDDTKDAKAEAAPLAKRKPYVMDPDHRLLLRNTKPLLQSRNAAVVMAVAQLYFHLAPKAEVGVIAKALVRLLRSHSEVQYVVLQNVATMSIKRRGMFEPYLKSFYIRSTDPTQIKILKLEVLTNLANETNISTILREFQTYIRSMDKDFVAATIQAIGRCATNIGKVRDTCLNGLVQLLSNRDELVVAESVVVIKKLLQMQPAQHSEIIKHMAKLTDNIQVPMARASILWLIGEYCEHVPKIAPDVLRKMAKSFTNEEDIVKLQVINLAAKLYLTNSKQLIVPTEKSGALNKYAKKLFLAQKPAPILESSFKDRDHFQLGSLSHLLNTKAVGYQELPDWPDEAPDPSVRNVEVPEWTKCTSREKRKEKVEKPFYSDSDGESGPTESADSEPESGSEESGSSSSSSSSSSGSDEEEEEEEEEEGSGEQSEGKEEEEEKRPKRKEKDGSQQAAPNSVGSPSEEEAEDEGAKKAKKKAVLQGRKGCAETSEEEASSSESSSSGSDSGSEAEATRRKPPPGRRAVPKEISLLDLDDFTPPPPQPVSSSSIVSTSLVTDLEGLTLTDTSLAPTLLSPGFGTVRTYELLHRMAGEGLSVEYCFSRRPFLGDQHMVAVQIQISNNTDTEVKSLRVSEPKPLSGMRIQEFPEIERLAPGETASVVMGIDFCDSTQAANFQLCTHTRHFYVSIQPPVGELMAPVFMSENEFKKEQGKLTGMSEITEKLMLSEKYRSDHAIVQQVTSAANVGRVPCGANNEYRFAAKTVTSGSLVLITLEQREGAAVQLTINSEKMVIGTMLVKDIIQALAQ from the exons GCATGATGACCTCAAAGAGATGCTCGATAGCAACAAGGATTCACTCAAGCTGGAGGCCATGAAGAGGATCGTGGCG ATGATTGCCCGGGGGAAAAATGCTTCCGATCTCTTCCCAGCTGTGGTGAAAAACGTCGCTTGCAAGAACATTGAG GTGAAGAAGCTGGTGTACGTCTACCTGGTGCGCTATGCAGAAGAGCAGCAGGACCTTGCCCtgctctccatctccaccttccAACGAGGACTCAAG GACCCCAACCAGCTGATCCGCGCCAGTGCCCTGCGGGTCCTCTCCAGTATCCGTGTTCCCATCATTGTGCCTATCATGATGCTGGCCATCAAGGAGGCTGCCTCAGACATGTCTCCGTATGTGCGCAAGACAGCCGCCCATGCCATCCCCAAGCTGTACAG CCTTGACTCTGACCAGAAGGACCAACTCATCGAAGTGATTGAGAAGCTCCTGGCGGACAAGACTACG ctggtGGCTGGCAGTGTGGTGATGGCATTCGAGGAGGTCTGCCCAGAGCGCATCGACCTCATCCACAAGAACTACCGCAAGCTCTGCAACCTGCTCATCGATGTGGAGGAATGGGGGCAGGTGGTCATCATCAATATGCTGACCCGCTACGCACGCACCCAGTTCCTCAGCCCCAACCAGAAT GAGTTCTTGCTGGAGGAGACCGCCGAGAAGGCTTTCTATGGCTCTGAGGAGGATGACACCAAGGATGCCAAGGCGGAGGCAGCCCCACTGGCCAAGCGCAAGCCCTATGTCATGGACCCTGACCACCGCCTGCTGCTGCGCAACACCAagcccctgctgcagagccGCAATGCTGCG GTGGTGATGGCCGTGGCACAGCTGTACTTCCACCTGGCACCCAAGGCAGAGGTCGGCGTCATCGCCAAGGCACTGGTGCGGCTCCTGCGGAGTCACAG TGAGGTGCAGTATGTTGTGCTTCAGAACGTGGCCACCATGTCCATCAAACGGCGG GGAATGTTTGAGCCCTACCTGAAGAGCTTCTACATCCGCTCGACAGACCCCACACAAATCAAGATCCTCAAG CTGGAGGTCCTCACCAACCTGGCCAATGAGACGAACATTTCCACCATCCTGCGGGAGTTCCAG ACCTACATCCGCAGCATGGACAAGGACTTTGTGGCAGCCACCATCCAGGCCATTGGGCGTTGCGCCACCAACATTGGCAAGGTGCGGGACACCTGCCTCAATGGCCTGGTCCAGCTCCTCTCCAACCGGGACG AGTTGGTGGTGGCCGAATCTGTGGTGGTCATCAAAAAGCTGCTGCAGATGCAGCCAGCCCAGCACAGTGAGATCATCAAGCACATGGCCAAGCTCACCGACAACATCCAG GTGCCGATGGCACGGGCCAGCATATTGTGGCTCATCGGTGAGTATTGCGAGCACGTGCCCAAGATCGCACCCGATGTGCTACGCAAGATGGCCAAGTCCTTCACCAATGAGGAGGACATCGTCAAGTTGCAGGTCATCAACCTGGCAGCTAAGCTCTACCTGACCAACTCCAAGCAG CTCATCGTGCCCACCGAGAAGAGCGGGGCCCTCAACAAGTACGCCAAGAAGCTCTTTCTGGCCCAAAAACCTGCTCCCATCTTGGAGTCCTCCTTCAAAG ATCGAGATCATTTCCAGCTGGGTTCCCTGTCCCACCTGCTCAACACTAAGGCTGTGGGCTACCAGGAGCTACCCGACTGGCCGGATGaggcccctgacccctctgTGAGGAATGTGGAG GTTCCTGAGTGGACCAAGTGCACCAGccgggagaagaggaaggagaaggtggagaaacCTTTCTACTCCGATTCAGATGGCGAGTCAGGGCCCACAGAGTCAGCAGACAGTG AGCCCGAGTCTGGCAGTGAGGagagcggcagcagcagcagctccagcagctccagctctggcagtgatgaggaggaggaggaggaagaagaggaggaaggcagtGGGGAGCAGTCAGAGggcaaggaggaagaggaggagaagaggccgaagaggaaggagaaggatggTTCTCAGCAGGCAGCCCCGAACAGCGTGGGCAG TCCTAGTGAGGAAGAGGCGGAAGACGAgggggcaaagaaggccaagAAGAAGGCGGTGCTGCAGGGGAGGAAGGGCTGTGCTGAGACCTCGGAGGAGGAGGCCAGCAGCTCAGAGAGCAGCTCCTCAGGCTCTGACTCTGGCTCTGAGGCAGAGGCCACACGGAGGAAGCCG CCCCCCGGCAGGAGGGCCGTCCCCAAAGAGATCTCTCTGCTCGACCTGGATGACT TcaccccacctcctccccagcccGTCTCCTCCAGCAGTATCGTCTCCACTAGCCTGGTGACCGACCTGGAGGGCCTCACGCTCACTGACACCTCCCTGGCACCCACC CTGCTGAGCCCGGGGTTCGGCACGGTGAGGACCTACGAGCTGCTGCACCGCATGGCAGGCGAGGGGCTCTCAGTGGAGTACTGCTTCAGCCGACGGCCATTCCTGGGAGACCAACATATGGTGGCTGTCCAGATCCAGATTTCCAACAACACCGACACCGAGGTGAAGAGCCTGCGGGTCAGTGAGCCCAAGCCGCTCTCTGGCATGCGAATCCAGGAGTTCCCTGAGATTG AGCGCCTGGCACCCGGGGAGACTGCCAGCGTAGTGATGGGGATCGACTTCTGTGACTCCACCCAGGCAGCCAACTTCCAGCTGTG CACCCACACACGCCACTTCTACGTCTCCATCCAGCCACCCGTGGGGGAGCTTATGGCCCCTGTCTTCATGAGTGAGAATGAGTTCAAGAAGGAGCAAG GGAAGTTGACAGGCATGAGTGAGATCACAGAGAAGCTGATGCTGTCCGAGAAATACCGGAGTGACCACGCCATCGTCCAGCAAGTGACCTCAGCCGCCAACGTAGGCCGTGTGCCCTGCGGTGCCAACAATGAGTACAG GTTTGCGGCCAAGACAGTGACCAGCGGGAGCCTGGTGCTTATCACCTTGGAGCAACGGGAGGGCGCCGCGGTGCAGTTGACCATCAACAGTGAGAAGATGGTCATTGGCACCATGCTGGTGAAGGACATCATCCAGGCCCTGGCGCAGTGA
- the AP3B2 gene encoding AP-3 complex subunit beta-2 isoform X1 has protein sequence MAAGPAYGEEKGGSSSLGEPEYGHDPASGGIFAADYKRHDDLKEMLDSNKDSLKLEAMKRIVAMIARGKNASDLFPAVVKNVACKNIEVKKLVYVYLVRYAEEQQDLALLSISTFQRGLKDPNQLIRASALRVLSSIRVPIIVPIMMLAIKEAASDMSPYVRKTAAHAIPKLYSLDSDQKDQLIEVIEKLLADKTTLVAGSVVMAFEEVCPERIDLIHKNYRKLCNLLIDVEEWGQVVIINMLTRYARTQFLSPNQNEFLLEETAEKAFYGSEEDDTKDAKAEAAPLAKRKPYVMDPDHRLLLRNTKPLLQSRNAAVVMAVAQLYFHLAPKAEVGVIAKALVRLLRSHSEVQYVVLQNVATMSIKRRGMFEPYLKSFYIRSTDPTQIKILKLEVLTNLANETNISTILREFQTYIRSMDKDFVAATIQAIGRCATNIGKVRDTCLNGLVQLLSNRDELVVAESVVVIKKLLQMQPAQHSEIIKHMAKLTDNIQVPMARASILWLIGEYCEHVPKIAPDVLRKMAKSFTNEEDIVKLQVINLAAKLYLTNSKQSKLLTQYVLNLAKYDQNYDIRDRARFIRQLIVPTEKSGALNKYAKKLFLAQKPAPILESSFKDRDHFQLGSLSHLLNTKAVGYQELPDWPDEAPDPSVRNVEVPEWTKCTSREKRKEKVEKPFYSDSDGESGPTESADSEPESGSEESGSSSSSSSSSSGSDEEEEEEEEEEGSGEQSEGKEEEEEKRPKRKEKDGSQQAAPNSVGSPSEEEAEDEGAKKAKKKAVLQGRKGCAETSEEEASSSESSSSGSDSGSEAEATRRKPPPGRRAVPKEISLLDLDDFTPPPPQPVSSSSIVSTSLVTDLEGLTLTDTSLAPTLLSPGFGTVRTYELLHRMAGEGLSVEYCFSRRPFLGDQHMVAVQIQISNNTDTEVKSLRVSEPKPLSGMRIQEFPEIERLAPGETASVVMGIDFCDSTQAANFQLCTHTRHFYVSIQPPVGELMAPVFMSENEFKKEQGKLTGMSEITEKLMLSEKYRSDHAIVQQVTSAANVGRVPCGANNEYRFAAKTVTSGSLVLITLEQREGAAVQLTINSEKMVIGTMLVKDIIQALAQ, from the exons GCATGATGACCTCAAAGAGATGCTCGATAGCAACAAGGATTCACTCAAGCTGGAGGCCATGAAGAGGATCGTGGCG ATGATTGCCCGGGGGAAAAATGCTTCCGATCTCTTCCCAGCTGTGGTGAAAAACGTCGCTTGCAAGAACATTGAG GTGAAGAAGCTGGTGTACGTCTACCTGGTGCGCTATGCAGAAGAGCAGCAGGACCTTGCCCtgctctccatctccaccttccAACGAGGACTCAAG GACCCCAACCAGCTGATCCGCGCCAGTGCCCTGCGGGTCCTCTCCAGTATCCGTGTTCCCATCATTGTGCCTATCATGATGCTGGCCATCAAGGAGGCTGCCTCAGACATGTCTCCGTATGTGCGCAAGACAGCCGCCCATGCCATCCCCAAGCTGTACAG CCTTGACTCTGACCAGAAGGACCAACTCATCGAAGTGATTGAGAAGCTCCTGGCGGACAAGACTACG ctggtGGCTGGCAGTGTGGTGATGGCATTCGAGGAGGTCTGCCCAGAGCGCATCGACCTCATCCACAAGAACTACCGCAAGCTCTGCAACCTGCTCATCGATGTGGAGGAATGGGGGCAGGTGGTCATCATCAATATGCTGACCCGCTACGCACGCACCCAGTTCCTCAGCCCCAACCAGAAT GAGTTCTTGCTGGAGGAGACCGCCGAGAAGGCTTTCTATGGCTCTGAGGAGGATGACACCAAGGATGCCAAGGCGGAGGCAGCCCCACTGGCCAAGCGCAAGCCCTATGTCATGGACCCTGACCACCGCCTGCTGCTGCGCAACACCAagcccctgctgcagagccGCAATGCTGCG GTGGTGATGGCCGTGGCACAGCTGTACTTCCACCTGGCACCCAAGGCAGAGGTCGGCGTCATCGCCAAGGCACTGGTGCGGCTCCTGCGGAGTCACAG TGAGGTGCAGTATGTTGTGCTTCAGAACGTGGCCACCATGTCCATCAAACGGCGG GGAATGTTTGAGCCCTACCTGAAGAGCTTCTACATCCGCTCGACAGACCCCACACAAATCAAGATCCTCAAG CTGGAGGTCCTCACCAACCTGGCCAATGAGACGAACATTTCCACCATCCTGCGGGAGTTCCAG ACCTACATCCGCAGCATGGACAAGGACTTTGTGGCAGCCACCATCCAGGCCATTGGGCGTTGCGCCACCAACATTGGCAAGGTGCGGGACACCTGCCTCAATGGCCTGGTCCAGCTCCTCTCCAACCGGGACG AGTTGGTGGTGGCCGAATCTGTGGTGGTCATCAAAAAGCTGCTGCAGATGCAGCCAGCCCAGCACAGTGAGATCATCAAGCACATGGCCAAGCTCACCGACAACATCCAG GTGCCGATGGCACGGGCCAGCATATTGTGGCTCATCGGTGAGTATTGCGAGCACGTGCCCAAGATCGCACCCGATGTGCTACGCAAGATGGCCAAGTCCTTCACCAATGAGGAGGACATCGTCAAGTTGCAGGTCATCAACCTGGCAGCTAAGCTCTACCTGACCAACTCCAAGCAG AGCAAGCTGCTGACCCAGTACGTCCTCAACTTGGCCAAGTACGACCAGAATTATGATATCCGCGACCGGGCTCGCTTCATCCGCCAGCTCATCGTGCCCACCGAGAAGAGCGGGGCCCTCAACAAGTACGCCAAGAAGCTCTTTCTGGCCCAAAAACCTGCTCCCATCTTGGAGTCCTCCTTCAAAG ATCGAGATCATTTCCAGCTGGGTTCCCTGTCCCACCTGCTCAACACTAAGGCTGTGGGCTACCAGGAGCTACCCGACTGGCCGGATGaggcccctgacccctctgTGAGGAATGTGGAG GTTCCTGAGTGGACCAAGTGCACCAGccgggagaagaggaaggagaaggtggagaaacCTTTCTACTCCGATTCAGATGGCGAGTCAGGGCCCACAGAGTCAGCAGACAGTG AGCCCGAGTCTGGCAGTGAGGagagcggcagcagcagcagctccagcagctccagctctggcagtgatgaggaggaggaggaggaagaagaggaggaaggcagtGGGGAGCAGTCAGAGggcaaggaggaagaggaggagaagaggccgaagaggaaggagaaggatggTTCTCAGCAGGCAGCCCCGAACAGCGTGGGCAG TCCTAGTGAGGAAGAGGCGGAAGACGAgggggcaaagaaggccaagAAGAAGGCGGTGCTGCAGGGGAGGAAGGGCTGTGCTGAGACCTCGGAGGAGGAGGCCAGCAGCTCAGAGAGCAGCTCCTCAGGCTCTGACTCTGGCTCTGAGGCAGAGGCCACACGGAGGAAGCCG CCCCCCGGCAGGAGGGCCGTCCCCAAAGAGATCTCTCTGCTCGACCTGGATGACT TcaccccacctcctccccagcccGTCTCCTCCAGCAGTATCGTCTCCACTAGCCTGGTGACCGACCTGGAGGGCCTCACGCTCACTGACACCTCCCTGGCACCCACC CTGCTGAGCCCGGGGTTCGGCACGGTGAGGACCTACGAGCTGCTGCACCGCATGGCAGGCGAGGGGCTCTCAGTGGAGTACTGCTTCAGCCGACGGCCATTCCTGGGAGACCAACATATGGTGGCTGTCCAGATCCAGATTTCCAACAACACCGACACCGAGGTGAAGAGCCTGCGGGTCAGTGAGCCCAAGCCGCTCTCTGGCATGCGAATCCAGGAGTTCCCTGAGATTG AGCGCCTGGCACCCGGGGAGACTGCCAGCGTAGTGATGGGGATCGACTTCTGTGACTCCACCCAGGCAGCCAACTTCCAGCTGTG CACCCACACACGCCACTTCTACGTCTCCATCCAGCCACCCGTGGGGGAGCTTATGGCCCCTGTCTTCATGAGTGAGAATGAGTTCAAGAAGGAGCAAG GGAAGTTGACAGGCATGAGTGAGATCACAGAGAAGCTGATGCTGTCCGAGAAATACCGGAGTGACCACGCCATCGTCCAGCAAGTGACCTCAGCCGCCAACGTAGGCCGTGTGCCCTGCGGTGCCAACAATGAGTACAG GTTTGCGGCCAAGACAGTGACCAGCGGGAGCCTGGTGCTTATCACCTTGGAGCAACGGGAGGGCGCCGCGGTGCAGTTGACCATCAACAGTGAGAAGATGGTCATTGGCACCATGCTGGTGAAGGACATCATCCAGGCCCTGGCGCAGTGA